A genomic region of Haliotis asinina isolate JCU_RB_2024 chromosome 1, JCU_Hal_asi_v2, whole genome shotgun sequence contains the following coding sequences:
- the LOC137291524 gene encoding prefoldin subunit 2-like, whose product MASTYAQKAAKGKSQEQIIAGFQELRQQQRILATKISEIEMDMKEHELVIETLKEVDSDRKCFRMVGGVLVERTVKDVLPALVNNKEQMNNLVGTLTKQLETKGTDINKYREQHGLKIRGEESKETPETQDKETKSGGVLVAKNS is encoded by the exons ATGGCGTCGACTTATGCACAGAAAGCTGCGAAAGGAAAATCGCAAGAGCAAATTATTGCCGGTTTTCAAGAACTCCGACAGCAACAAAGGATACTAGCAACCAAAATATCTGAAATTGAAATGGATATGAAGGAACATGA ACTAGTAATAGAGACACTGAAAGAGGTAGATTCTGACAGGAAGTGTTTCCGTATGGTCGGTGGTGTTCTGGTTGAGAGAACTGTAAAGGATGTCCTACCTGCGCTCGTCAATAACAAGGAGCAG ATGAACAACTTGGTAGGTACTTTAACAAAACAGCTGGAAACAAAAGGCACTGATATCAACAAATACAGGGAACAGCACGGGCTGAAGATCCGGGGTGAGGAGTCTAAAGAGACACCAGAGACACAGGACAAGGAAACAAAGTCTGGTGGTGTTCTTGTGGCCAAAAACTCATAA